The Candidatus Cloacimonadota bacterium genome includes the window TCGTATCTCAGTCAAGGTCTTTTTCATAAATAGTCTACCTTGCTGTATCTCTGTCTCTTTGGATTAAAGAGTGCCGCAGTAGATATCATCGGGTTATCATCGAGTGAGCACTGGATGATAACGGCTTTATATCAGCTTCGGCACTGCTTGAAGCAAGGAGGAAGATAGCACGCAGATGACGCAGATCAAACGGATTGACGCAGATTTCTATATAGTATCGCCCTCTGGGCTGAGGTGTCCACCTGTACGTTTTCGCATCGGCGATCGCCGAATCGCCGTCAAATCCGCGAAAAATGAAGGCAGGAGAACATCCTGCCTTCGAGTGAGTTTTAGAATCTATCAACCTGCCATCATGGCTGCGATATCATCATCGGGATTTGTAATTTGTTTCAGGCCAAAGGTATCGATGATCACTTTGGCAACTGCGGGGGACAGGAAACCTGGCAGAGTGGGCCCTATCTGGATATTCTTGAAACCTAGATACAAGAGTGCAAGTAATACTGCCACAGCTTTCTGCTCGTACCAGCCAAGATCAAAGGATAGTGGAAGCTTGTTCACATCATCCAGACCAAAGGCTTCTTTCAGCTTCAGGGCAATTACTGCCAGAGAATAGGAGTCGTTGCACTGTCCAGCATCGAGGATGCGCGGGATGCCGCCGATGTCACCCAGATTGAGCTTGATATAGCGGTACTTTGCGCAACCGGCAGTGAGGATAACAGTATCCTTCGGAAGCTTCTCTGCTACTTCAGTAAAATATTTGCGGCTCGGCATCCGGCCATCGCAACCCGCCATTACCACAAAACGCTTGATTGCACCGGATTTTACCGCTTCGATAACCTTGTCCGCCAAAGACAATACTGTAGCATGGGCAAATCCGCCAACGATCTCGCCGGTTTCGATCTCTTTGGGAGCCTGACATTTTAGCGCAGCTTCAATAACCGGACTGAAGTCCTTTGGCTTGCCGTCTTTCCGATCCGCAATGTGAATTGCTCCGGGATATCCCGTCATACCTGTGGTGAACATTCTGTGCAGATAGGTGTTCTCCTTACGCAAAGGTACAATGCAGTTTGTGGTCATCAGGATAGCTCCGTTGAAGTTTTCAAAATCCTCCAACTGATGCCACCAGGATGAGCCGTAGTTGCCATGAAAATGCTTGTATTTCTTGAAGGCAGGATAGTAGTTTGCCGGCAGCATTTCGCTGTGAGTGTAGATATCCACTCCCTTGCCTTCGGTCTGGATCAACAGTTCTTCGAAGTCTTTCAGGTCGTGTCCGGAGACCAGAATACCGGGTTTTTTGCCGACACCGATATTTACGTGGGTAGGTTCGGGATTGCCATAGGTGCTGGTGTTTGCTTCATCCAGCTTTGCCATTACTTTCACGGCGTTTTCACCGGTCTTCAATACCATTGCTACCAACTGATCGGCACTCAGGCTGTCATCGATGGTGGCGGCAAGACCTTCCATGATAAATTTGTTTACATCATCATCCATAAAACCCAGCATTGCGGCATGATCGCCATAAGCGGAAATGCCTTTCAGACCGTAGGTGATGGTTTCGCGAAGGCTGCGAATATCTTCTTTTTCAGTTCTCAACACACCCACTTTGGCGGCAAATTCGGGATACTG containing:
- the hcp gene encoding hydroxylamine reductase, which gives rise to MFCYQCQETARNMGCTMRGVCGKPETLAHMMDLLIYSLRGLAHVDHKLVQEGRYYPEDALFVMQGLFTTITNANFDESVITALIDKALALRDKRKDELCALIGDKCGSCPEAATFKITKDQYPEFAAKVGVLRTEKEDIRSLRETITYGLKGISAYGDHAAMLGFMDDDVNKFIMEGLAATIDDSLSADQLVAMVLKTGENAVKVMAKLDEANTSTYGNPEPTHVNIGVGKKPGILVSGHDLKDFEELLIQTEGKGVDIYTHSEMLPANYYPAFKKYKHFHGNYGSSWWHQLEDFENFNGAILMTTNCIVPLRKENTYLHRMFTTGMTGYPGAIHIADRKDGKPKDFSPVIEAALKCQAPKEIETGEIVGGFAHATVLSLADKVIEAVKSGAIKRFVVMAGCDGRMPSRKYFTEVAEKLPKDTVILTAGCAKYRYIKLNLGDIGGIPRILDAGQCNDSYSLAVIALKLKEAFGLDDVNKLPLSFDLGWYEQKAVAVLLALLYLGFKNIQIGPTLPGFLSPAVAKVIIDTFGLKQITNPDDDIAAMMAG